Proteins from one Falco naumanni isolate bFalNau1 chromosome 10, bFalNau1.pat, whole genome shotgun sequence genomic window:
- the RGS19 gene encoding regulator of G-protein signaling 19 — MSRHETSPTTVQPTSNHRPNACCFCWCCCCSCSWNEDREQAWRASRETKLETIPNCEACAKPTPEEVRGWAQSFDKLMKSPAGRNVFREFLRTEYSEENMLFWLACEELKTECNKHTIDEKARMIYEDYISILSPKEVSLDSRVREVINRKMQEPSSHTFDDAQLQIYTLMHRDSYPRFLNSAIYKSLLQSVSHSSSES; from the exons ATGTCCCGGCATGAGACTTCTCCGACAACGGTGCAACCCACCAGCAACCACCGCCCCAAcgcctgctgcttctgctggtgctgctgctgcagttgctcATG GAACGAGGACCGGGAGCAAGCATGGAGGGCATCCCGGGAGACCAAACTGGAGACCATCCCAAACTGTGAAGCGTG CGCCAAGCCCACGCCGGAGGAGGTGCGGGGCTGGGCACAGTCCTTCGACAAGCTGATGAAGAGCCCGGCGGGTCGCAACGTCTTCCGGGAGTTCTTGCGGACTGAGTACAGCGAGGAGAACATGCTCTTCTGGCTGGCGTGCGAGGAGCTCAAAACCGAGTGCAACAAGCACACCATCGACGAGAAGGCCAGGATGATCTACGAGGACTACATCTCCATCCTCTCGCCCAAGGAG gtgAGCCTGGACTCGCGGGTGCGGGAGGTCATCAACCGGAAGATGCAGGAGCCGTCCTCGCACACCTTCGACGATGCTCAGCTCCAGATCTACACGCTCATGCACAGAGACTCCTACCCTCGCTTCCTGAACTCTGCCATATACAAATCGCTGCTCCAGAGCGTCTCCCACTCCTCCTCGGAGTCCTAA